The Verrucomicrobiota bacterium genomic interval GACATTACCTGTGGCGGCCGTGGTGGCCGGTGGATTTGGCGGCGGTCTATACGCGATTGGTGGCGTTTCGTCCGATGGATTTGCCATTCGTGCTGAGTGCGATGGGCGTGGTGGGGATAAGCGGGGTATTGGGTTGGCACTGGCGGCGGTGGCCGGGTTTGCTGGGGATTTGGCTGGGTTACCTCGTGTTCCTGGTCCCGATGTTGGGATTGACCGAGCATCCCCATTATCCAAGTGACCGGTATGGATATTTCGTGGGGCTGCTATGGCCGATGTTGATTGCGGGTGGATTATGCGGGATTTGGCGAAAAACCAGTTTACGAATGCTGGTGATGGTGGTGAGTGTCGGGTGGCTGGTACTTTGCAGTGGGTTGAGCATCCGGCAAATCAGCACCTGGCAAAACAGCGAGGTCTTTTTCAAACATATCATCCGGACTTTGGGCATGGACAATTACCGCGCCGATATCCACCGTCGGTTGGGGCGCGAGTACGCCCTGCGCGGACAGTTGGACGCCGCGATTGAAAGCTACACCGCCGCCTTGGCGATGCTTCCGAATTTTCCCGTGGCGCATGGCGAACTCGGTCAGGTGTATGAGTTGCAAGGCAAGCTGGACCAGGCGCTGGAACACTACGCGGCGGCTGCGCGAATCCAGCCCACCGAGCTTCGCGTGGCCATGCTGGCTGCCGCCCTGGCGCGCGCCGGGAAAACCACCCAGGCCATCCAGCAGTATCAGGAGATACTGCGCCTTAAACCCGATTGGTCGGAAGGCTTGAATAACCTGGCGTGGTTGTTGGCGACCGCCAGCGACGCCTCAGCGCGGGATGGCATCCAGTCGGTGCAACTGGCGGAACGCGCTTGCACGTTGACGAGTCGCAAAAACGCCGCTTGCCTGGGCACTTTGGCGGCGGCGTATGCGGAAGCGGGACGCTTCCCAGCCGCCGTGGCGGCGGCCCAAGAGGCGATCGCTGCGGCCAAAGCCGTTGGTGATACGGTTACCGCCAACATTAACCAACGGCTCCTCGAAGGGTACCAACAGGGCCATGCGTTTCACGAAGTGCCAGCGCCGAAGGCTCCCTGAAGAATACCGAAATCCGAAGCCCGAAGGAGTTAGAAGCGGGTTGAATGAAATGGGTCGCCAGCCAGTCAAAGCTTTATATGCCTAATCCGATCGTGCAGCCGACTATACACAGCCGTCGTAATTTCCTGCGCACCTCCACCACGGCTGCGGGCGTGATGGCGATCAGCCAGTTGCCCGTGGCTCAATTCGCCCATGCCGCCGGCAGCGGCGTTATCAAAATCGGGTTAATCGGTTGTGGCGGACGCGGCTCCGGAGCCGCTCTAAACGCGCTGAATGCCGGCAAGGATGTCCGGCTGGTGGCCCTGTGCGATTTGTTCCCGGACTGGCTCGCCGCCGCCCGGGAACGCTTTCAGAAAGCCAAACCGGATCAGGTGGACATCAAGGACGACCACTGTTTTTCGGGATTCGATGGGTATCAGCAACTGATCGCCAGCGATGTGGATGTGGTGCTGATTGCCGTCGCATCGCATTTTCATCCGGTCATGATCAAGGCAGCGGTGACCGCCGGCAAACATGTGTTTTGCGAGAAACCACATGGCTTGGACATCCCCGGTTTGAAACTCTCCATGGCCGCCAGCGACGTGGCGAAACAGAAAAACCTGAGTCTCGTCTCCGGCCTGTGCTGGCGTTTTGATCCGGGCGTGCGCGAAACCATGAAGCGCGTGCAGGATGGCGCCATTGGTGAGATCGTGGCCATTCAGGAAAATTACCTGAGCCAGCCCTATATCGTGCGCGAACGGCAGGCTGGCTGGAGCGAACTGGAGTATCAATTCCGCAACTGGTATCATTTCAACTGGTTGTCCGGCGACCAGACCGCCCAGCAGCTCATCCACAGCCTGGACAAGGCGTCCTGGGCGATGGGCGACAAACCGCCCAAACGCGTCTATGGCATGGGCGGACGCCAGACGGCGCTCGATTCCAAGTTCGGTGATCAATTTGACCATCACGCGGTCATCTATGAGTATGAGAACGGTGTGCGCGTCTATGGTTTCACCCGCGACCAGACGGATTGCTATCGCGAGACCAACGACTTCATCCTCGGCACCAAAGGCCGTTGCACGCTCTTGAATTACCGGATCGAAGGGGAAACCAACTGGCGCTACGAGAAACCCAAACAAAACATGTATGACCTCGAGCATCAGGAACTGTTTGAAGGCATCCGCAGCGGCAAACCGCTCCATTGCGGCCATTACATGCACCAGAGCACCGCGCTGGCCATCGCCGCACAAATCGCCTGCTACACCGGCCAGATGCTAACCTGGAACGATGTCCTCAATTCCAAGCGCTCGTTTGTCCTGCGCCGCTACGCGTGGGATGCCGAGCCACCCATCAAGCCCGGCCCGGATGGTCGTTACGGCACCGCGCTGCAAGGCCAACCGGAATACGACACTTGGAAATTATAACTCTGTTCTGGCAACCGCCATTCCGCAATCCGCAATCCGCAATCGAGGGTTCCGCCTTGCCGCCGCACTCCAAAAACAGCCGCTCCCGCAATTCCCCATCAGTTTCTGAAGCTTAAGAAGGCCATCCGCGTGGCAAGGATGGGCTTTTTAAGGTTAGGATGGTCGTCTGCCGGGCGAGACGGACTTTTCACCCGTGGCGGAAGGAATCGAGGCCGCCAACGGCACCGCCACGTATGAGGATACCCTCCCCGTCGCGGCCAGTTATGAATATCAGGCCATCGCCTATAACGGCCCGCGCGTCAGCGCCCTCAGCGCGACGTTGACCGTCGAGGCCGTATAGGGAGCCATACCTCCGCGTAGCCGTCGAGGTAAGGAGACGGATCCCCACGTTCCGCGTAGCCCCCGAGATAAGCAGACGACATTCGGGAATTCAGGTAAAAAAAATCCGTCTCCTTACCTCGACGGCTACGCGACGTCAGTCAGCGTTCGCAATGCCAAAACAAATGCTTGCTATGCGGACCCGAACGGCGCAACCCTACACCCGTGAGCCACGCTCCTGATAACCGTAAGGAAACCAGCCAGCGCCAACCGGCGGAGGACAAGGCGGACGCCTTGGCGAAGGAACGCCTGGAGCAGCTCGCCCCCGAAGTCGCCCTGAAGACGATTCACGAGCTGAAGGTCTATCAGGTCGAGTTGGAAGCGCAGAACCGGGAACTGAGCCACACCCAGCAGGAACTTGAAGCCGCCCGCGACAAATACTTTAGCTTCTACGACCATGCCTCCATCGGCTACCTTACCTTGAGCGAAAAGGACTTGATCCTGGAAGCCAACCTCAAGGCCGCCGAACTGTTGGGCGTGCCCCGGAGCGAACTACTCCGGCAACCGTTCCACCGATTCATCCTCCCCGATGACCAAGCCCGCTACCGCCAACATAAAAAACAACTCTGGGAAACCGGCGCGCCCCAGCAGTGCGACCTGCGTCTGCTGAAGGCAGGCGGCTCCGAATTCTGGGTGCATCTTCAGCGCAGCGCCGCGCTGGATCCGGATGGCACCCGCGTTTGCCGCGTTATCCTGAGCGACATCACCGAGCGCAAGCAGCTTGAGGAAGCGCAATCGTTCCTGTTGCATTGCT includes:
- a CDS encoding tetratricopeptide repeat protein, whose product is MTATASQPPRRRLEWALGLLILLITLAVFWPAVRGEFLRWDDDINILENTHIRSLSAENLRWMGTDMGYVRRYIPLTWLGFAVNNAVFGQNPKWYHAGNIGLHGLSALLVYLILRQLLTRRYSPKPAEWTAAPAVCAALGALWWALNPLRVEVVAWASGRIYCQAVLLLLVALWAYLQYTLAEPGAAGRRWWYVTSLAASAASLLTYPLALALPLLLVILDFFALQRFNRGLAGCWDAQARRLWIEKIPYILMVMAVLAVTLWARTQNPEFWEPPPTLAEFGLAERVMQAFYIWGHYLWRPWWPVDLAAVYTRLVAFRPMDLPFVLSAMGVVGISGVLGWHWRRWPGLLGIWLGYLVFLVPMLGLTEHPHYPSDRYGYFVGLLWPMLIAGGLCGIWRKTSLRMLVMVVSVGWLVLCSGLSIRQISTWQNSEVFFKHIIRTLGMDNYRADIHRRLGREYALRGQLDAAIESYTAALAMLPNFPVAHGELGQVYELQGKLDQALEHYAAAARIQPTELRVAMLAAALARAGKTTQAIQQYQEILRLKPDWSEGLNNLAWLLATASDASARDGIQSVQLAERACTLTSRKNAACLGTLAAAYAEAGRFPAAVAAAQEAIAAAKAVGDTVTANINQRLLEGYQQGHAFHEVPAPKAP
- a CDS encoding Gfo/Idh/MocA family oxidoreductase — translated: MPNPIVQPTIHSRRNFLRTSTTAAGVMAISQLPVAQFAHAAGSGVIKIGLIGCGGRGSGAALNALNAGKDVRLVALCDLFPDWLAAARERFQKAKPDQVDIKDDHCFSGFDGYQQLIASDVDVVLIAVASHFHPVMIKAAVTAGKHVFCEKPHGLDIPGLKLSMAASDVAKQKNLSLVSGLCWRFDPGVRETMKRVQDGAIGEIVAIQENYLSQPYIVRERQAGWSELEYQFRNWYHFNWLSGDQTAQQLIHSLDKASWAMGDKPPKRVYGMGGRQTALDSKFGDQFDHHAVIYEYENGVRVYGFTRDQTDCYRETNDFILGTKGRCTLLNYRIEGETNWRYEKPKQNMYDLEHQELFEGIRSGKPLHCGHYMHQSTALAIAAQIACYTGQMLTWNDVLNSKRSFVLRRYAWDAEPPIKPGPDGRYGTALQGQPEYDTWKL
- a CDS encoding PAS domain-containing protein, which translates into the protein MSHAPDNRKETSQRQPAEDKADALAKERLEQLAPEVALKTIHELKVYQVELEAQNRELSHTQQELEAARDKYFSFYDHASIGYLTLSEKDLILEANLKAAELLGVPRSELLRQPFHRFILPDDQARYRQHKKQLWETGAPQQCDLRLLKAGGSEFWVHLQRSAALDPDGTRVCRVILSDITERKQLEEAQSFLLHCWNVRPSEDFFATLARFLAQSLQMDFVCIDRLEGDGLTARTVAVWCDGKFEDNVTYALKDTPCGDVVGKDVCCFPASVCQFFPRDQVLQDLRAESYLSFDTGGIFFEGTMDSLG